In a genomic window of Kwoniella mangroviensis CBS 8507 chromosome 2, whole genome shotgun sequence:
- a CDS encoding flap endonuclease 1, whose protein sequence is MGIKGLTALLSENAPRCMKEHEMKTLFGRKVAIDASMSIYQFLIAVRQQDGQMLMNESGDVTSHLMGFFYRTIRMVDHGIKPCYIFDGKPPELKGNVLAKRFARREEAKEGEEEARETGTAEDIDKLARRQVRVTKEHNEECKRLLALMGIPVVTAPGEAEAQCAELARAGKVYAAGSEDMDTLTFHTPILLRHLTFSEAKKMPISEINLDIALQDLDMTMDQFIELCILLGCDYLEPCKGIGPKTALKLLREHNGLAGVVKFVRGKMAEKEQENQVIASQHDDDDSDRESEEGGGGMMVNSDGEEVPVSSPVKKSPAKKKKKVTSSGMQIPEHWPWEEAKQLFITPDVVKGADLDLEWKAPDVEGLVEFLCRDKGFNEDRVRAGAAKLAKMLAAKQQGRLDGFFTVKPKHSGAAKPTAGGKRKGDEKDKGGAKKKGKK, encoded by the exons ATGGGTATAAAAG GTCTCACCGCTCTGTTGAGCGAAAACGCACCAAGATGTATGAAGGAACATGAGATGAAGACT CTCTTTGGGAGAAAGGTAGCTATTGACGCTTCCAT GTCGATCTACCAGTTCCTCATCGCAGTGAGACAGCAAGACGGtcagatgttgatgaatgaAAGTGGAGATGTAACCAG TCACTTGATGGGTTTCTTCTACCGTACGATACGAATGGTAGATCACGGTATAAAACCATGTTACATCTTTGATGGCAAACCACCCGAATTAAAGGGTAACGTT CTTGCCAAGCGTTTCGCTCGACgggaagaagccaaagaaggtgaagaagaagcccGAGAGACTG GTACCGCCGAGGATATTGATAAGCTGGCTAGAAGACAGGTCAGAGTGACGAAAGAGCATAACGAGGAGTGTAAGAGGTTACTGGCTTTGATGGGTATACCGGTGGTGACG GCGCCAGGAGAAGCTGAAGCCCAATGCGCTGAACTTGCACGAGCAGGAAAA GTATACGCTGCTGGCTCCGAGGACATGGACACTCTTACTTTCCATACGCCCATCCTCCTCCGACATCTTACTTTCTCAGAAGCCAAGAAAATGCCTATCTCAGAAATCAATCTGGATATAGCATTGCAGGATCTGGACATGACCATGGATCAG TTTATCGAATTGTGCATTTTACTTGGATGCGATTACCTCGAACCATGTAAGGGGATCGGACCCAAGACCGCCTTGAAGCTCTTGAGGGAACATAATGGCTTAGCGGGAGTAGTCAAATTTGTAAGAGGTAAAATGGCAGAGAAAGAACAGGAGAATCAAGTGATTGCGTCTCAGcatgacgacgatgattcGGATAGAGAGAGCGAAGAAGGTGGGGGAGGTATGATGGTGAATtcagatggagaggaagtaCCTGTCAGTAGTCCGGTCAAGAAATCACCAGcgaagaaaaagaagaaagtgacTAGTTCCGGTATGCAAATTCCTGAACATTGGCCTTGGGAAGAGGCCAAACAGTTGTTCATCACTCCTGATGTGGTGAAAGGAGCAGATCTAGAT CTCGAATGGAAAGCACCTGATGTAGAGGGATTAGTAGAGTTCCTATGTCGAGATAAAGGtttcaa CGAAGATAGGGTCAGAGCGGGAGCAGCCAAGTTAGCCAAGATGTTGGCAGCTAAACAACAAGGTAGATTGGATGGTTTCTTCACCGTCAAACCGAAGCATTCGGGCGCAGCGAAACCAACTgctggaggaaagaggaaaggcGATGAGAAGGATAAAGGCGGAgctaagaagaagggaaagaagtaa
- a CDS encoding carbamoyl-phosphate synthase, small subunit produces the protein MSMSIARSIRALKTGSSSKLSLPKRTLATPVNTNLYTPVLPAKIPAVLHLKSGQSYHGHNFGSENSKFGETVFSTSITSYTDSMTDPSYLGQILVFTSPMIGNYGVPSNSSPPGFPGIPYLESEKIQCTGVVVSDVALKYSHYKAVESLHEWCKRYDVPGITGVDTRAITSLLRDQGTTLGRLAVGDESLKPAPASSEFWDPSTENLVAQASTKQPYVLNAEGKGPRIALLDFGTKANILRSLVKRGAVVTVLPWDYDFNSIRDQFDGLFLSNGPGDPKQIMETALRVRETIDQWDKPIFGICMGHQVLGLAAGLEAYRMTFGNRGHNQPVLALASSGSINAGRVYVTSQNHQYALKLTEEFPEGWAPFFINCNDSSVEGIISTPESGKRVWGVQFHPESAGGPLDTIEMFTDFVNECQFGRSGGSNMIAGEVKIGGSDAKAAAEISATA, from the exons atgtcaatgtcaatcGCTCGATCAATCCGAGCCCTCAAAACTGGCTCTTCCAGTAAACTCTCACTACCAAAGAGAACTTTGGCTACTCCCGTTAACACCAACTTGTACACTCCAGTCTTACCCGCCAAGATCCCAGCGGTGTTACACTTGAAATCAGGTCAAAGTTACCATGGGCATAATTTCGGTAGTGAGAACTCTAAATTTGGTGAAACCGTTTTCAGTACCAGTATCACTTCTT ACACCGACTCAATGACCGATCCTTCCTACCTTGGTCAAatcctcgtcttcacctCACCAATGATCGGAAACTACGGTGTTCCCTCCAACTCTTCCCCACCTGGATTCCCAGGTATCCCATACCTCGAATCAGAGAAAATCCAATGTACTGGTGTGGTCGTCTCTGACGTCGCACTCAAATACTCCCACTACAAAGCTGTCGAATCCTTACACGAGTGGTGTAAGCGATACGACGTACCAGGTATAACCGGTGTCGATACTCGAGCTATCACCTCTCTCCTTCGAGATCAGGGAACTACCCTCGGTCGATTGGCAGTAGGTGATGAATCTCTCAAACCCGCTCCAGCATCCAGCGAATTCTGGGATCCATCAACGGAAAATTTAGTTGCTCAAGCGTCGACTAAACAACCTTACGTTCTCAATGCTGAAGGTAAAGGACCACGAATTGCCTTATTGGATTTCGGTACCAAAGCGAATATCCTCAGATCGTTGGTTAAAAGAGGAGCTGTGGTCACCGTTTTACCATGGGATTATGACTTTAATTCGATcagagatcaatttgatggattgttCTTATCCAATGGTCCAGGTGACCCCAAGCAGATTATGGAAACTGCCCTTAGGGTAAGGGAAACCATCGATCAGTGGGATAAACCAATTTTCGGAATTTGTATGGGACATCAAGTTCTGGGATTAGCTGCTGGTTTGGAAGCGTACAGAATGACTTTCGGAAATAGAGGTCATAATCAACCGGTATTGGCTTTGGCTAGTTCGGGAAGTATCAATGCTGGAAGAGTTTATGTtact TCACAAAACCATCAATACGCTTTGAAGTTGACTGAAGAATTCCCAGAAGGTTGGGcaccattcttcatcaactgtAATGATTCTTCTGTGGAGGGTATCATCTCCACTCCAGAGAGCGGCAAAAGAGTTTGGGGCGTACAATTCCATCCTGAATCTGCTGGTGGTCCATTAGATACCATCGAA ATGTTCACTGATTTCGTCAACGAGTGTCAATTCGGTCGATCGGGAGGATCTAACATGATTGCTGGAGAGGTCAAGATTGGAGGATCGGATGctaaagctgctgctgagatCAGCGCGACTGCCTAG